The window ATGCGGGTCTTGGATTTCAGCTTCGCCGCGCCGTGGATGGCCGTGACCTTGTTCTTCTTCATCAGAAAATCGATGCCGGAGGCCATCTTGTCGGCCACGCCGCGGCTACGCTTGACGATCTTGCTGAAGTCGAACTGCAGGTCCTTGCAGGTGATCCCCCAGTCGCCGCCGTGCTTGATGTGATCGTAGACTTCCGCATTCTTCAGCAGGGCTTTGGTAGGGATACACCCCCAGTTGAGGCAGATGCCGCCGAGGCGATCGCGATCGATGACCGCCGTCTTAAATCCAAGCTGAGCCGCCCGAATTGCGGCAACGTATCCGCCGGGGCCTCCGCCGATCACCGCAACGTCGAATGAACTGACTGCCATGGGTATCTCCTGTATCGTAAAGGGTCTGTATCTCGAAGCCTATGGGACGGGATGGGTCCGATAGGGTGCTTTCGTTTTCACGGCCATGGGGGTAACGCAAGAATCGGGCAATTGCGCTCAGGGCCTCACTGGTGGCTCGGCGGCATCTGAGCAGGATAGCCTGAGGTGTCGAAATATAACGTCTCCGGGAAAATCCGGTACTGTGGCCCGAACTGGTCGATAAAGTAGGCGGAATATCCGCGCAGGAAGACAAAGACGGGCAAGAGTACGACACACCGGACGACGGGCAGGGCTGCGATGCAGCAAGTCAAACAGGTCAGCACGCCAGCCAGCAAGCCGACTGCAATAGAGATGACTATCTTCATCAGAAGATAGAGGAAGAACGTGCCGAGATTCGCGGTCATGAGAGCCCAGGCATCCTTGAGTCCCTCAGTCGCCGTGCATCGCCGGGCGTACATGATGGGGACGACGAAGTTGTCGATGAAGAATGTCAGCAGGCCCATCCCAATCCCCATGAAGATCATGATCAGAACCACGACGACGATTGTGACGATTGTCGGAGTCGTGAACTGGTCCGCCTGGAGATCCGAGTATCCGATCAGTGCACCCACACCCAGAAGGATCGCGCCGATGACAAACCCGATCGTGTAAATGACGGCTCGCAGCATGAATAGCGAGTTCCCCTCGCGCTGAAACTCGTTCCATGGGCCACGAATCTCTGCTGTATTGTGGGCGAGATTCGCGAGGAAAGCGAAGTCGGCGCGACTTCGCAGCCAGAAGACCAGCATCATGAAGAGATAGCTGATGATGAGGACGAGGATCGTCCCTGCGAGGATCCATGCAAGGTTCGAATCGATCCAACTGACGACATCGTCAAGGGATCCGGAACCCGGTCCTCCCCCGCCTGGTCCACCTCTCCAACTGCTGCCGAAGTTGGCACCCTGGCGCAGGAAGTCAGTCAGCCATGCCAGGAATCCGAGGATGAACCAACGGCCGATATCGAAAGGCTCGAAGCAGATCATCCGAGTCAGATCGAACGCGCTGGACATCGGGGTTGTGACAGAGGGCTGGAGAGGACCGTGGATGCCGCTGGACGGCATCTCGGGGGGCGGACCTTGGGGTGTCTGATCGCTCATCGGTCCAGTGGTCCCTGTCTTTTGAACTCAGTCTTTCTCGCCGGCGGCAAGCTCGGCTTCGAGGGCGGCCTGGTTCTGCTGGTCTCGCGTCAGTTCGGTTCTACAAAGGTCGGCGTAGCGCCCGCCGCGGGCAAGGAGTTCTTCGTGGGTGCCGGTCTCGACGATCCGGCCTTCTTCCATCACCACCAGTCTATCCGCGTTTCGAACGGTCGAGAGCCGGTGGGCGATGACGATCACGGTGCGATCCTTCATCAGGCGGTCGAGCGCTTCCTGCACGAGCGCCTCGCTCTCGTTGTCGAGCGCGCTGGTCGCTTCATCGAGAACGAGAATCGGGGCGTTCCGCAGCAGGGCTCGGGCAATGGCGACGCGCTGCCTTTGGCCGCCGGACAATTGGCCACCGCGCTCGCCGATCCGCGTGTCGTAGCCGTCGGGCAATTCAGAGATGAACTGGTGGGCATTGGCCGCTTCGGCAGCAGCCTGGACCTCTTCCATCGTCGCATCGCGTCGGCCGTAGGCAATGTTATAGAAAATCGTCGTGTCGAACAGGATGGTTTCCTGCGTCACGATAGCGATCTGCTCGCGGAGGCTGCGGAAGGTCACATCGCGCAGATCGTGTCCGTCGATACGGATCGAGCCCTTTGTCGGATCGTAGAATCGAGGCAGCAGCCGAACCATGGTCGACTTGCCGGATCCCGACGCGCCGACGAGAGCGTAGACCTTCCCCTTCGGGATCTTCAGGGTGATATCGCGCAAGACAAGATCGCGTGTCTGCGTGTAGGCAAACGAGACGTCATCGAACTCGATGTTCTCGGAGATCTTCGGCAGTTCGATGGCGTCCGGCTTCTGAACCACGTCCGGCGTGGCATCAATGATCTCGTAAATGCGGTCGGCGCTCGCGAGGCCGCGCTGGATTTTGACGTATCCGCTCGAGAGGCCCTTGAGCGGCTTGTAGAAGCGGGTCAGCGCGACGAGGTAGACGATGAACTCGGCGGCATTCATCGTTTCCTTCTTCATGACGAGGTATCCGCCGAGGATCAGGACCACGCCCATCGCGGCGGTCGTGAGGATATCGACGACCGGGCCCGACGCGAGGCGAAGACGCATGCGGCGGATCTGGCGCTTGAGTTGCTCCTTCGAGACGCGCTTGAAGCGTTTCCGTTCGTGGCGTTCCGTGTTGAAGGCCTTGACGATCTGCATTCCCTGGATCGTCTCCTGCATCACGTCGATCAGGTAGGCGTCCTCCTCCGCGTCGGCCTTGCTCATGCGGCGAAGGGCCTTGCCAACGAGCGCGATCGGCACGACGATCAGGGGGACGGCCACGATTGTAATCAGCGTGATCTTCGCATTGATGATCAGCAGGACGATCAGCAGGAAGACGATCTGGAACGGAACCATGATCGATTGAGTCAATGACGACTGCATGATCTGGCGAACCTGCCCCACGTCGCTGCTGAGGCGCGCGATCAGGTTGCCGGAAGTGCGCACCTGGAGCGCGGACATATCCAATTCGAGACAGCTCGCGTACAGGTCCACCTTCAGTTTTTGAAGTGCGCAGTAGATGACCTTCGTGATGTTGTATTTTGCCTGATACTCCAAGAAGGACTTGAAGACTGTTGCGATCAGAATGAATGCAACGATCCAGTTGATTGCGTTTTCGCGGTGATCGATCAGGAACTCCTGGATTTCCTCGCGTCCCTTGTCTTTTCGCGCAGAGAGCCAAATTTCGGCGTCCTCAATGAACGCGAATCGTTCCTTGAAGGATTCAACGGCATTCTTTGCAGTGTCCTCGGCGTGGGCGCGCTTTTCTTTCAGGATGCTCTCGTCGTGCTTTCTGGATGCTTCGTACTGCTCCTCGCGCGCCTCGGCCGTCTCGGGATCGAGAACCATTTCAATCACCGGAATCATCGGGAGCAGCGCCGCCGCGGCGAGGAACCCGGACAGGAAGGCCGATCCAAAAGCCATCAGAATGGCCTTCTTGTAGGGAAGCATGTAGCTCAAGACGCGGAACAGAAGGAGCCTGTTCTTCACGATCGAGCGCTTCTCGTTCTTTACCTTTTTCTTCTTTTTGGCCACGTGGCGTGAGAGGCCTTTCTACAACCGTGCAGATAGGCGCTTGGGCAGCCTGCCCAAGCGTCCGCAGACTCTGCTCGCCTCCCCCCAACCCCGTCAAGGGCAGTGCCCGCCCGAGCGGTGGCACACAACTCTCTCCTCCTCACCCCGACGACACATGATCATCCGCATTCCGGAAGGTTTTTCCGAATTTTCACCTCTCGGGTGCGAGAAATGACAAGGTTGGGGCCATGCGTTTGACCATTTCGATTTGGGCATGGAGCGCGCTGGTGTTGCTCCTGCCGGCAGCCATTCGGGCCGCCGATCCGCCTGTCATCTACGATGTCACCGACATCACCGGCTGGAGCGAAGTGCAGTTGGCGACGATCCCGTACTTCCGGCACGCGGTGTTTGTTCTGCCATGGGGCGGGTCGAACCTGTCGCCGCGGGCGCGCAACCACGCAGGCCAGATCGTCGGCGTCGCGGCGAGCAACTCCGACTACGCCGCCTACTACGAGAGCAATGTGCTCACGTACAAGACCTGGCTGGGGCAGTACTACTGGTCCTACACGACCTGGGATGGCGATGATCTGCACTTCTATAATGGATACGTTCGTTTCGCCCGCCTCTACGATGTGAACGCATCGGGAACCTCAGTCGGCGAATCGACCGTTCAAGGATCCGGCAGCAGCTCACTTGGTTGGTCATCCCGGGCGATCTCCTACGATCCGGCCACGTCGGAATCGCTGGTGGTACTGACGCCGGAATATTTCCGCGGAACGGCGCTGGGGATCAACAATTCCGGCACGATCACGGGCTGGGTGGCGGACGAGAGCTCCCCCACGCGCGGATTCCGCCGGATGGCGGATGGGCAGTTCGAGCTTCTCGATGGTCTGAGCATCAGTTCCACAAAGGGGATCGCGATCAACAATGCGGGGCTGATTGCAGGCGAAAGCTATGCGGCGTCCTTCGAACCCCACGCCGTCGCCTTCATGCCAGGAACGACACAACCGATCGATCTTGGTTTGCCTTCGAACGGTGTGTCGGATGCCGGGACGGCCAACGGAATGAACGAATCGGGAGCAATCTGCGGCGCGGTCTGGGCGAAGGCCCAATCGTACGAGCACTTCGCAGCGGTCTGGCTGCCGGTCTCGGAAGGGCAATGGGAAGCCTGGGACTTGAACGAAATGCTGTCCGGCGGAGACGTGCTTCTGGAGAATGCCCGCGCGATCAACGACGAAGGGCTGATCCTCGCAACCGGCCGCCCGGATGGCAGCGATGTGTTCGGGTCGCGCACCTACATCCTGACGCCGCAAGGAACGGATTGGAACGCCCCCGCAGGAGCCTGGGTGGTGTATTAAGTATTACTTCCGGAACTGCTCGACGAGAGTATCGCATTCAGCCCATTCCTCAACACTCTCCAAAGGCATGATCAGGATGATGTCCCCATCGCCGGACATCTCATCGTAGATGAGCGGTTTAAGATCAATCACCGGGTCGGCAATTTCAGGGGGAAGTGGCGCCCGCGGGTTGATGTCCCAATCGCCATCGGGGCCGGGCGAATAGACGAGCAGATGCGTGTTTGTGACGTAGACGCCGAAGGTCGCATAGGAGTCGTCCGAGTAGGGATCGCGCGGCAGGAACTTGCGACGCTCCCCGGGAAATGTTGGGATGAAGGATGGGTCCACGATAACCCCAGAGGAGAGCGTCGAGATCGCAAAAGACACGGATCGCGGATCGACTCCTGAATTCACACTGTAACTTCCAACCTCGATCGCCTCATCTCCCAGTTTCAACCACGCACACCCCGCGATTCGAGCCATCAGTTGCATGCGCTCATTAATCTGGTCGCGAGGATCGATTGCATCCGGCAATGCC of the bacterium genome contains:
- a CDS encoding ABC transporter ATP-binding protein/permease; this translates as MKNRLLLFRVLSYMLPYKKAILMAFGSAFLSGFLAAAALLPMIPVIEMVLDPETAEAREEQYEASRKHDESILKEKRAHAEDTAKNAVESFKERFAFIEDAEIWLSARKDKGREEIQEFLIDHRENAINWIVAFILIATVFKSFLEYQAKYNITKVIYCALQKLKVDLYASCLELDMSALQVRTSGNLIARLSSDVGQVRQIMQSSLTQSIMVPFQIVFLLIVLLIINAKITLITIVAVPLIVVPIALVGKALRRMSKADAEEDAYLIDVMQETIQGMQIVKAFNTERHERKRFKRVSKEQLKRQIRRMRLRLASGPVVDILTTAAMGVVLILGGYLVMKKETMNAAEFIVYLVALTRFYKPLKGLSSGYVKIQRGLASADRIYEIIDATPDVVQKPDAIELPKISENIEFDDVSFAYTQTRDLVLRDITLKIPKGKVYALVGASGSGKSTMVRLLPRFYDPTKGSIRIDGHDLRDVTFRSLREQIAIVTQETILFDTTIFYNIAYGRRDATMEEVQAAAEAANAHQFISELPDGYDTRIGERGGQLSGGQRQRVAIARALLRNAPILVLDEATSALDNESEALVQEALDRLMKDRTVIVIAHRLSTVRNADRLVVMEEGRIVETGTHEELLARGGRYADLCRTELTRDQQNQAALEAELAAGEKD